From uncultured Pseudodesulfovibrio sp.:
TTCAGAAAGGATCTGCCCAAAACCATGGTTGGCAAGGTCCTCCGTCGGGCCTTGCGTGACGAGGAAGTGACCAAGATCGAAGAAAAAAAAGCCCGAAAAGCACTCAAAAAAGCAAAAAAAAATAAAAATTAATGTCTAATAATCAATACAAATGCAAATTCCGCGGAGAAGTCTGCCGAGGACACCGGGAAATGCGCAATGGATACCGCGCTGTGACTCTCTGGTTTTGCGGACTGTCCGGCGCCGGGAAATCAACCATAGCCCATGCCGTGGAAAAACGACTTTTTGATGAAGGGGCACGCACGTATACCTTTGACGGCGACAATGTTCGGCATGGACTGTGCGGCGATCTCTCGTTTTCACCAGAAGGCCGTGCAGAGAACATCCGACGCATCAGCGAAATGACAAAGCTCTTCATGGATGCCGGCACCATTTGCCTCTGTGCCTTTATCACCCCCGAACACGACGCACAGCAACGTCTCCGAGAGATGCATGAGGATGGGGACTTTTTCCTCGTCCATGTAGACTGCCCTGTGGAAGTCTGTGAAGAACGTGATGTAAAAGGATATTACAAGCTCGCCCGTGAAGGGAAAATCAAAAACTATACTGGAATCAGTGCGCCGTTTGACACTCCTGAATCACCAGATTTACGTTTGGATACAACGGCCTGTAATATCGATGAATGCGCCGATCAGGTCCTCACCTTTCTCAAAGAGAAAATCTCCCTTTTAGATGTGAAATAGCCATAAAAAGCAGAGAAGGGATCTCTCAAAAGCCCCTATCTTGACAATAATGAAAACCGAAATTTTTCTTTTTGAA
This genomic window contains:
- the cysC gene encoding adenylyl-sulfate kinase, encoding MSNNQYKCKFRGEVCRGHREMRNGYRAVTLWFCGLSGAGKSTIAHAVEKRLFDEGARTYTFDGDNVRHGLCGDLSFSPEGRAENIRRISEMTKLFMDAGTICLCAFITPEHDAQQRLREMHEDGDFFLVHVDCPVEVCEERDVKGYYKLAREGKIKNYTGISAPFDTPESPDLRLDTTACNIDECADQVLTFLKEKISLLDVK